TTCATACTGGAAGGCGACCCTACCAAAGCGTTGATCAGTACAACTCAGGTTGCGCTCGCCTTGGTGCCTTTATTGTCGGTGGTCTTCACCATCATCTACTTCTACAATCAATATGAGTTCACGGTTCTACTGGCGGTGCAGCCCATGCCTAGGCGCAACATCGTAATGGGGCAATTGGTGGCTGTGGCCTTGGCGCTATTGGTCGCGTTCCTTTTTGGTGTGGGGCTCCCCGTACTTGTATATTCCCCGGGTGGTGCCGGCTGCACACTTCTGCTGACCGGAGCTGCTTTAACTGCGGTATTCACCGCCATAGGTGGGTTGATCGCGGTAAAGAACCGGGATCGGGCTCGCGGAGTTGGGATCGGGCTCGTTACTTGGGTGATCATGGTACTCGTATACGATGCCATATTGCTTTGGATCATGTTCGGGTTCAGTGATCGCCCGATCGAGCCAGTGATCGTTCCGCTTGCGGCCTTGAATCCCATCGACCTCGCTCGGATACTGATCATGCTGAAGATCGACCTCGCCGCTTTACTTGGATACACGGGTGCGGTATATCAGCAATTCTTCGGTAGTGCGGGCGGCATGTTGGTATCATTGTTCGCTTTATTCCTTTGGGTGATCTTGCCCACGTTCTGGGCGGTACGTGCTTTCAAGCGTAAGAATTTATAATGCTCGATCGGTACGTGTACTTGTTGACGATCATCGGTAAGCGCTATCAGCGCATTTCAATTCATCTGTGATGTACTTCACCCTGATCATCCTACATCTGTTAGGTGCCAGCGTTTGGGTAGGTGGGCATTTGGTCCTCCTTTTATCCGTGCTGCCCAAAGCACTTCGGGATCGCGATCCTACGGTCATTTTGCGTTTCGAGCATCCGTTCGAGCGCATCGGAATACCAGCATTGGTCCTGCAACTGATCACCGGTTTATTGTTGGCACATCGCTATGTTCCCGGCATATTGCCTGCGTTCGACTTTGCTGATCGTATCCATCAAGTGGTCGCGATCAAATTGATCCTATTGTCACCACAGCGATCACCGGCGCCCATGCCCGGTTCTGGATCATTCCATCACTCACCCCAAAACGACTTCCGTTCCTAGCTGCACATATCGCATTGGTAACCGGTATTGCTGTCGCCATGCTGGTGTTGGGAGCTTCAATAAGGCTATCATGAATATTACTGTGAACTATCATACGAACAACTGACATTGCTCATTTGCCGGTTTCACATCCCGGCAGACATT
This genomic window from Flavobacteriales bacterium contains:
- a CDS encoding ABC transporter permease; amino-acid sequence: MWKVCKYTLIDLARNKFALGYALLLMLVTMGLFILEGDPTKALISTTQVALALVPLLSVVFTIIYFYNQYEFTVLLAVQPMPRRNIVMGQLVAVALALLVAFLFGVGLPVLVYSPGGAGCTLLLTGAALTAVFTAIGGLIAVKNRDRARGVGIGLVTWVIMVLVYDAILLWIMFGFSDRPIEPVIVPLAALNPIDLARILIMLKIDLAALLGYTGAVYQQFFGSAGGMLVSLFALFLWVILPTFWAVRAFKRKNL